A genomic window from Tolypothrix sp. PCC 7910 includes:
- a CDS encoding alpha-1,2-fucosyltransferase: MEKKTIFLVNPELPKAGLGNMLLVWARAVLFAHINSFSVVAPAWGKFVIGPYLRGEKDKRYYGHLFDNKNYVSWVNYLLARLSNNIHIEENPVIAQVKASNLELKKANYYLFVFNQLPHWSDFFVDLKEHQPIIKNKLLTSIRSSILENISQRPAPEIGLHIRMGDFKVLKPEDDFTKLGGVRTPFSWFIRVIDAIRTIAGYDVPVTIFSDGHDHELSDLLKLTQVSRASTDSALSDMLTLSRSKLLIASSGSTFSYWASYLGHCPTIWHPAHFHAGVFSPDISQSVFEGGFDPECMQPSDLLVRNIKSVFEHC, encoded by the coding sequence ATGGAAAAAAAAACTATTTTTTTAGTTAATCCCGAATTACCTAAAGCGGGTTTAGGCAACATGCTTTTAGTTTGGGCTAGGGCTGTTTTATTCGCGCACATTAATAGCTTTTCTGTTGTTGCTCCAGCTTGGGGTAAGTTTGTCATAGGCCCTTATTTAAGAGGTGAAAAAGATAAAAGATATTATGGGCATTTATTTGATAACAAAAATTATGTATCTTGGGTTAATTATCTGCTTGCCAGGTTAAGCAATAATATACATATTGAGGAAAATCCTGTCATTGCTCAAGTTAAAGCATCTAATTTAGAACTTAAAAAAGCAAATTATTATCTATTTGTTTTTAATCAATTGCCTCATTGGAGTGACTTTTTTGTAGATTTAAAAGAGCATCAACCAATTATTAAAAATAAATTACTTACCAGTATTCGTTCATCTATACTAGAAAATATCTCTCAGCGCCCAGCACCCGAAATTGGCCTTCATATTAGAATGGGTGATTTTAAAGTTTTGAAACCAGAAGATGATTTTACTAAATTAGGTGGCGTTCGCACTCCTTTTAGTTGGTTCATTCGTGTTATTGATGCTATACGTACAATTGCTGGTTATGATGTGCCAGTAACCATATTCTCAGATGGTCACGATCATGAGCTAAGTGATTTACTCAAACTAACCCAAGTGTCGCGTGCATCTACGGACTCTGCTTTATCTGATATGCTGACTTTATCTAGAAGTAAACTTTTGATTGCTTCTAGTGGCAGTACATTTAGTTACTGGGCTTCCTATTTGGGACATTGTCCTACTATCTGGCATCCAGCACATTTTCATGCAGGAGTTTTCTCTCCCGATATTAGCCAAAGTGTATTTGAAGGTGGGTTTGATCCTGAGTGTATGCAACCATCAGATTTACTAGTTCGTAATATTAAATCAGTATTTGAGCATTGTTAG
- a CDS encoding glycosyltransferase family 4 protein — protein MKVTVSVCGRFHAFNLAQQLQKIGYLHQLISTYPTFAITKFGIDRQLIHSIWHLEVLSRSWYRLPTWLRGDRNLQLWFLEQFDRSVTKFLSPGFDLFVGWSGSNFWSLQRAKELGAKTVIERGSSHMHYQTTILQEEYEKWGLNFAETHPGIYDREIKSYDDADRIAIPSLFAKRTFLEQGIPESKLIHVPYGTSLAEFYPVAKEDNVFRIIHCGALSLRKGVQYLLQAFHELNLADAELWLVGSISPEIEPFFQKYHNEKIILKGTHPQNQLRWFYSQCSIFCLASIEDGFGMVIPQAMACGLPVIHTTNTGGEDIVRDGIDGFCVPIRDVEALKEKILFLYEHPEKRNQMGINALKQARSSLSWDDYGVKMIKAYSQIV, from the coding sequence CCTTTAACTTAGCTCAACAATTACAAAAGATAGGATATTTACATCAATTAATATCTACTTATCCAACTTTTGCCATTACTAAATTTGGCATTGATAGGCAGTTGATCCATTCAATTTGGCATTTAGAAGTTTTATCCCGTAGTTGGTATAGATTACCAACTTGGCTCCGAGGCGATCGCAACTTACAACTATGGTTTTTAGAGCAATTTGACCGCTCAGTTACTAAATTTTTATCGCCAGGCTTTGATTTGTTTGTCGGTTGGTCAGGCTCTAATTTCTGGTCTCTGCAACGAGCTAAAGAGTTGGGTGCGAAAACAGTAATTGAGCGTGGTAGTAGCCATATGCATTACCAAACAACCATTCTTCAAGAAGAATATGAAAAATGGGGTTTAAATTTTGCTGAAACTCATCCAGGAATATACGATAGAGAAATCAAATCTTATGATGATGCTGACCGAATCGCTATTCCGAGCCTATTTGCCAAACGTACTTTTTTAGAACAAGGTATTCCCGAAAGTAAATTAATTCATGTTCCTTATGGAACTTCTCTAGCAGAGTTTTACCCAGTTGCTAAAGAAGATAATGTTTTCCGCATTATTCACTGTGGCGCTCTCTCACTACGTAAAGGCGTACAATATTTATTGCAAGCTTTTCATGAATTAAACCTAGCAGATGCCGAACTATGGCTTGTAGGTTCAATTAGCCCAGAAATAGAGCCTTTCTTCCAAAAATATCACAATGAGAAAATTATTTTAAAAGGGACACACCCTCAAAATCAGCTACGTTGGTTCTATTCTCAATGTTCGATATTTTGTTTAGCTTCAATTGAAGATGGTTTTGGCATGGTGATTCCGCAAGCAATGGCTTGTGGGCTACCTGTTATTCATACTACTAATACAGGTGGCGAGGATATAGTGCGAGATGGGATAGATGGTTTTTGCGTACCAATTAGAGATGTAGAAGCGCTTAAAGAAAAAATCCTTTTTCTCTACGAACATCCAGAAAAGCGAAATCAGATGGGGATAAATGCTTTAAAACAGGCACGTAGTTCTTTATCTTGGGATGACTATGGGGTAAAGATGATCAAAGCTTATTCACAAATTGTCTAG